From the genome of Uranotaenia lowii strain MFRU-FL chromosome 1, ASM2978415v1, whole genome shotgun sequence, one region includes:
- the LOC129738826 gene encoding protein distal antenna-like isoform X2: MMMATKGKRPLRHLTATDKVDAIQRIHDGESKASVARDIGVPESTLRGWCKNEEKLRYMSRQSAENADKLTSEATAAALTAVAAAELFNGPPEKRLKLEQGLFGNGKLKYDDSFYKASRGSMNGLDLSGGDKGLGVSGGDIIMNGLHGADFSQFAKTAAEISALSKSKEMNLKGYGADLSKHGDPSKADLSVAAISPLTSLSHLSGMSGLGQSPLALSFNDIANNLNLIAQLNNNHQLATMSNLGGLTAAQSLRNARPKANASQSPRTSSLADANGDKTPSLTVRNLAKLQQKTSNDLGNGRDPNAPVDEALWYWLKSQQAMLGLNNLYSSMPRPSSPQQSSSPPQQHQQVQHHPSTQTPTPPIVSTPQPTPPSSAPSLTPEDTKNSSWFWQWYKTFGASLVPGDKSNNNTINANANSKPSGYENILYSQLTKGQNSDSLNNNAQPINLNINRSNSPEDNLKSEPEDLSNHHNHSSANAIATEEHQRYNPSPSTTVKSELKPDDEDEEHTINGEESIAKCNGKVKEVLDNILYHNQNSNDRASPADALQTSNSPRHSLSPVDMNPADSNQDKEDIEEAITSNGIGTEHPDVKSEISEDSHGAALDIKSSAEAVEHGEKFLKWLEACSDPNVTAMQVMQFKYLLNSIKLSAERQLQSASTSAEDRSTRRRRK; this comes from the exons ATGATGATGGCAACGAAGGGAAAACGGCCCCTGAGGCACCTCACCGCGACCGACAAGGTCGATGCAATCCAGCGGATTCACGACGGCGAGTCCAAGGCATCGGTCGCTCGAGACATCGGAGTTCCGGAATCCACGCTGCGCGGATGGTGCAAGAATGAGGAAAAGCTGCGCTACATGTCCCGTCAGTCGGCGGAAAATGCAGACAAGCTGACGAGTGAAGCCACGGCCGCGGCATTGACGGCAGTAGCCGCAGCCGAACTGTTCAACGGACCCCCGGAGAAACGGCTTAAGCTGGAACAAGGTTTGTTTGGGAACGGAAAACTCAAATACGATGACAGCTTCTACAAAGCCTCCCGGGGTTCCATGAACGGCTTAGATCTGAGCGGGGGCGATAAAGGATTGGGAGTATCCGGTGGAGATATAATCATGAATGGGCTACACGGGGCCGATTTCAGTCAGTTCGCCAAAACTGCTGCCGAGATTTCAGCTCTAAGCAAATCCAAAGAAATGAACCTTAAAGGCTATGGCGCTGATCTGAGCAAACATGGGGATCCGTCCAAAGCCGATCTTTCGGTAGCAGCGATCAGTCCTCTGACCAGTCTAAGTCACTTGTCCGGAATGTCCGGACTGGGTCAGAGCCCTCTTGCATTGAGCTTCAACGACATTGCcaacaatttgaatttgattgcTCAATTGAACAACAATCATCAGCTGGCAACCATGTCAAATCTGGGAGGACTTACCGCGGCACAGTCTCTGCGGAATGCTCGCCCCAAAGCCAATGCTAGTCAGAGCCCGCGCACTTCGAGTTTAGCGGACGCCAACGGAGACAAAACGCCATCGCTTACGGTTCGCAACCTGGCCAAATTACAGCAGAAAACGTCCAACGATCTCGGTAACG GTCGTGATCCAAATGCCCCGGTCGACGAAGCGCTCTGGTACTGGCTCAAATCCCAACAAGCGATGCTTGGGCTGAACAATCTATACTCATCGATGCCCCGACCGTCAAGCCCGCAGCAAAGTTCATCGCCGCCTCAACAACATCAGCAGGTGCAGCATCATCCATCGACACAAACACCCACGCCGCCGATTGTATCCACACCACAACCCACGCCACCGTCATCAGCACCGTCCCTCACCCCGGAAGATACCAAGAACTCATCCTGGTTCTGGCAATGGTACAAAACATTCGGCGCATCCCTCGTACCCGGAGACAAGTCTAACAACAACACTATCAACGCTAACGCTAATTCCAAGCCCTCCGGATACGAAAACATCCTCTACTCTCAACTGACCAAGGGCCAAAACTCCGATTCGCTCAACAACAATGCTCAACCAATCAATCTGAACATCAACAGATCCAACAGTCCGGAGGACAATCTCAAATCCGAACCGGAGGATCTCTCCAACCACCACAATCACTCCTCTGCCAATGCCATTGCAACGGAAGAACATCAACGCTACAATCCTAGTCCTTCGACCACGGTCAAATCGGAACTGAAACCCGACGACGAGGACGAGGAACACACCATCAACGGCGAAGAGTCCATCGCCAAGTGCAACGGCAAAGTCAAAGAAGTGCTGGACAACATACTGTACCACAATCAGAACAGCAACGATCGAGCCAGCCCTGCTGATGCCCTCCAGACGTCAAACTCTCCACGGCACTCCCTCAGCCCCGTCGATATGAACCCAGCGGACTCCAACCAGGACAAGGAAGACATTGAAGAAGCCATCACCAGCAACGGCATCGGAACCGAGCACCCGGATGTCAAGAGCGAAATCTCGGAAGACTCTCACGGTGCTGCCCTGGACATCAAAAGTTCCGCCGAAGCTGTCGAACACGGAGAAAAGTTCCTCAAATGGTTGGAAGCTTGCAGCGACCCCAACGTCACGGCCATGCAAGTCATGCAGTTCAAGTATTTGCTCAACAGCATCAAACTTAGCGCAGAACGGCAACTGCAAAGCGCCTCCACCAGCGCGGAAGACCGCAGCACTCGGAGGCGACGAAAGTAG
- the LOC129738826 gene encoding protein distal antenna-like isoform X1, protein MMMATKGKRPLRHLTATDKVDAIQRIHDGESKASVARDIGVPESTLRGWCKNEEKLRYMSRQSAENADKLTSEATAAALTAVAAAELFNGPPEKRLKLEQGLFGNGKLKYDDSFYKASRGSMNGLDLSGGDKGLGVSGGDIIMNGLHGADFSQFAKTAAEISALSKSKEMNLKGYGADLSKHGDPSKADLSVAAISPLTSLSHLSGMSGLGQSPLALSFNDIANNLNLIAQLNNNHQLATMSNLGGLTAAQSLRNARPKANASQSPRTSSLADANGDKTPSLTVRNLAKLQQKTSNDLGNGMIHGINLSDKFKQQPPSAAPLGRDPNAPVDEALWYWLKSQQAMLGLNNLYSSMPRPSSPQQSSSPPQQHQQVQHHPSTQTPTPPIVSTPQPTPPSSAPSLTPEDTKNSSWFWQWYKTFGASLVPGDKSNNNTINANANSKPSGYENILYSQLTKGQNSDSLNNNAQPINLNINRSNSPEDNLKSEPEDLSNHHNHSSANAIATEEHQRYNPSPSTTVKSELKPDDEDEEHTINGEESIAKCNGKVKEVLDNILYHNQNSNDRASPADALQTSNSPRHSLSPVDMNPADSNQDKEDIEEAITSNGIGTEHPDVKSEISEDSHGAALDIKSSAEAVEHGEKFLKWLEACSDPNVTAMQVMQFKYLLNSIKLSAERQLQSASTSAEDRSTRRRRK, encoded by the coding sequence ATGATGATGGCAACGAAGGGAAAACGGCCCCTGAGGCACCTCACCGCGACCGACAAGGTCGATGCAATCCAGCGGATTCACGACGGCGAGTCCAAGGCATCGGTCGCTCGAGACATCGGAGTTCCGGAATCCACGCTGCGCGGATGGTGCAAGAATGAGGAAAAGCTGCGCTACATGTCCCGTCAGTCGGCGGAAAATGCAGACAAGCTGACGAGTGAAGCCACGGCCGCGGCATTGACGGCAGTAGCCGCAGCCGAACTGTTCAACGGACCCCCGGAGAAACGGCTTAAGCTGGAACAAGGTTTGTTTGGGAACGGAAAACTCAAATACGATGACAGCTTCTACAAAGCCTCCCGGGGTTCCATGAACGGCTTAGATCTGAGCGGGGGCGATAAAGGATTGGGAGTATCCGGTGGAGATATAATCATGAATGGGCTACACGGGGCCGATTTCAGTCAGTTCGCCAAAACTGCTGCCGAGATTTCAGCTCTAAGCAAATCCAAAGAAATGAACCTTAAAGGCTATGGCGCTGATCTGAGCAAACATGGGGATCCGTCCAAAGCCGATCTTTCGGTAGCAGCGATCAGTCCTCTGACCAGTCTAAGTCACTTGTCCGGAATGTCCGGACTGGGTCAGAGCCCTCTTGCATTGAGCTTCAACGACATTGCcaacaatttgaatttgattgcTCAATTGAACAACAATCATCAGCTGGCAACCATGTCAAATCTGGGAGGACTTACCGCGGCACAGTCTCTGCGGAATGCTCGCCCCAAAGCCAATGCTAGTCAGAGCCCGCGCACTTCGAGTTTAGCGGACGCCAACGGAGACAAAACGCCATCGCTTACGGTTCGCAACCTGGCCAAATTACAGCAGAAAACGTCCAACGATCTCGGTAACGGTATGATTCATGGTATTAATCTATCCgacaaatttaaacaacaaCCACCATCTGCTGCCCCTCTAGGTCGTGATCCAAATGCCCCGGTCGACGAAGCGCTCTGGTACTGGCTCAAATCCCAACAAGCGATGCTTGGGCTGAACAATCTATACTCATCGATGCCCCGACCGTCAAGCCCGCAGCAAAGTTCATCGCCGCCTCAACAACATCAGCAGGTGCAGCATCATCCATCGACACAAACACCCACGCCGCCGATTGTATCCACACCACAACCCACGCCACCGTCATCAGCACCGTCCCTCACCCCGGAAGATACCAAGAACTCATCCTGGTTCTGGCAATGGTACAAAACATTCGGCGCATCCCTCGTACCCGGAGACAAGTCTAACAACAACACTATCAACGCTAACGCTAATTCCAAGCCCTCCGGATACGAAAACATCCTCTACTCTCAACTGACCAAGGGCCAAAACTCCGATTCGCTCAACAACAATGCTCAACCAATCAATCTGAACATCAACAGATCCAACAGTCCGGAGGACAATCTCAAATCCGAACCGGAGGATCTCTCCAACCACCACAATCACTCCTCTGCCAATGCCATTGCAACGGAAGAACATCAACGCTACAATCCTAGTCCTTCGACCACGGTCAAATCGGAACTGAAACCCGACGACGAGGACGAGGAACACACCATCAACGGCGAAGAGTCCATCGCCAAGTGCAACGGCAAAGTCAAAGAAGTGCTGGACAACATACTGTACCACAATCAGAACAGCAACGATCGAGCCAGCCCTGCTGATGCCCTCCAGACGTCAAACTCTCCACGGCACTCCCTCAGCCCCGTCGATATGAACCCAGCGGACTCCAACCAGGACAAGGAAGACATTGAAGAAGCCATCACCAGCAACGGCATCGGAACCGAGCACCCGGATGTCAAGAGCGAAATCTCGGAAGACTCTCACGGTGCTGCCCTGGACATCAAAAGTTCCGCCGAAGCTGTCGAACACGGAGAAAAGTTCCTCAAATGGTTGGAAGCTTGCAGCGACCCCAACGTCACGGCCATGCAAGTCATGCAGTTCAAGTATTTGCTCAACAGCATCAAACTTAGCGCAGAACGGCAACTGCAAAGCGCCTCCACCAGCGCGGAAGACCGCAGCACTCGGAGGCGACGAAAGTAG
- the LOC129738104 gene encoding dynein regulatory complex subunit 7-like — MSKKKSIGFPMLSGYSVLLQCQEPKVSSKLTEILQGKLRAIRSVPKIERQPPRTPGKPRDPAESESVPISGETIRGVKAKLGLVDMCFPEAGPVSGSLHELGLVEFPESYRRLSAKEKLVLLFAESFRRQYKEQFRHRKPPILALGNECGVQKFVCSTVKPAILQYSELIGSWQAIASFVADYVVFEPLQDQINMSASRVRIKVRIRKMSAKLEKTGKRISTNADLRRGVSAKQATNHDTAVLSKTVPP; from the exons ATGAGCAAGAAAAAGTCCATCGGATTTCCGATGCTAAGTGGTTATTCGGTCCTGCTTCAGTGTCAGGAACCGAAAGTGTCCAGCAAGTTAACCGAAATCCTACAGGGAAAACTACGCGCCATTCGTTCCGTTCCGAAAATCGAACGTCAGCCCCCGCGAACTCCCGGCAAACCGCGAGATCCAGCCGAATCTGAATCGGTTCCAATATCGGGCGAAACGATACGCGGAGTGAAAGCCAAACTCGGGCTCGTCGATATGTGCTTTCCGGAAGCGGGTCCGGTATCGGGAAGCTTGCATGAACTGGGTCTGGTCGAGTTTCCGGAATCCTACCGGCGGCTTAGCGCCAAGGAAAAGTTGGTGCTGCTGTTTGCGGAAAGCTTCCGGCGCCAGTACAAGGAGCAGTTTCGGCACCGGAAGCCACCGATCCTGGCCCTGGGCAACGAGTGCGGGGTCCAGAAATTTGTCTGTTCCACCGTGAAACCGGCAATTTTGCAATACTCGGAACTGATCGGTTCCTGGCAGGCGATTGCCTCGTTTGTGGCCGATTATGTGGTGTTCGAACCGCTTCAGGATCAGATCAATATG tccgcatcaagggtccgtaTCAAGGTCCGCATCCGCAAAATGAGTGCCAAACTGGAGAAGACCGGAAAAAGGATCAGCACTAATGCCGATCTGAGACGTGGTGTGTCGGCAAAACAAGCCACAAATCACGACACTGCCGTTCTAAGTAAAACTGTCCCCCCATGA